The Brassica oleracea var. oleracea cultivar TO1000 chromosome C6, BOL, whole genome shotgun sequence genome includes a region encoding these proteins:
- the LOC106298806 gene encoding probable pectinesterase/pectinesterase inhibitor VGDH2 yields the protein MPVGKVVISAASVLLVVGVAIGVVTYVNRGDDGGGSKDASLNSHQKAVQAICQTTTDQGSCSKTLDPVKSDDPSKLIKAFLLATKDAVTKSSNFTATTEGGMGKNMNATTKAVLEYCKRVLTYALEDLETIVEEMGADLQQSGSKLDQLKQWLTGVFNYQTDCLDDIEEVEFRKIMGEGISNSKVLTSNAIDIFHSVVTAMTQMGVKVDDMKNVMGGLGAPARRLLGDIDQNGLPKWLSGKDRKLMAKAGRGGGGAPRDDGIGEGGGGGGKIKATHVVAKDGSGKFKTISEAVNACPDKNKGRCIIHIKAGTYNEVVRIPKKKNNIFMFGDGATKTIITFNKSVKLTPGTTTSLSATVQVESEGFMAKWIGFKNTAGPLGHQAVALRVNGDRAVIFNCRFDAYQDTLYVNNGRQFYRNIVVSGTVDFIFGKSATVIQNSLLLLRKGSPGQSNYVTADGNEKGAAVKIGIVLQNCRIMPDKDLIGDKGPKKVKSYLGRPWKKFSTAVIIGSEISASIEPEGWTEWKGEQNHKTAKYIEFNNRGPGAKTNARPPWTKAAKSAAEVEGFTVANWVGPANWIQEANVPVQLGL from the exons ATGCCAGTAGGAAAAGTTGTGATATCTGCGGCTTCCGTCCTTCTAGTGGTGGGTGTTGCCATAGGAGTTGTCACCTATGTTAATAGAGGCGACGACGGTGGTGGCAGCAAGGATGCTTCTCTTAATTCACATCAAAAAGCGGTTCAGGCAATTTGTCAAACAACCACAGACCAAGGCTCGTGCTCAAAAACTCTCGACCCGGTCAAAAGCGATGATCCAAGCAAGCTTATCAAAGCCTTCTTGTTGGCTACAAAAGATGCGGTCACAAAATCTTCAAACTTCACGGCTACGACCGAAGGAGGCATGGGGAAAAACATGAACGCAACGACCAAAGCCGTTCTTGAATATTGCAAGAGAGTGTTGACATATGCTCTTGAGGATCTTGAGACCATTGTTGAAGAAATGGGTGCAGATCTTCAGCAGAGCGGAAGTAAGCTTGACCAGCTTAAACAATGGTTAACAGGAGTGTTTAATTACCAAACTGACTGTCTTGATGACATTGAGGAAGTGGAGTTCAGAAAAATCATGGGTGAAGGAATCTCTAACTCCAAAGTTTTGACAAGTAACGCTATAGATATCTTTCATTCTGTTGTCACGGCTATGACCCAAATGGGTGTCAAAGTCGACGATATGAAGAACGTGATGGGAGGACTTGGAGCTCCTGCACGTCGCCTTCTTGGAGACATCGACCAAAATGGACTACCCAAATGGCTTTCTGGCAAAGACAGAAAGCTTATGGCTAAGGCTGGACGCGGTGGTGGTGGTGCACCTCGTGATGATGGTATCGGTGAAGGTGGCGGTGGTGGGGGTAAGATCAAGGCGACTCATGTGGTGGCTAAGGATGGAAGTGGAAAGTTTAAGACGATTTCTGAAGCAGTTAACGCTTGCCCGGATAAAAACAAAGGACGTTGCATTATCCATATCAAGGCTGGTACCTACAATGAAGTGGTCAGAATCCCTAAGAAGAAGAACAACATTTTCATGTTTGGTGATGGTGCTACAAAAACCATCATTACTTTTAACAAAAGTGTTAAACTTACCCCTGGAACCACTACTTCACTCAGTGCCACCGTTC AGGTTGAATCCGAGGGATTCATGGCGAAATGGATTGGGTTTAAGAACACTGCTGGTCCATTGGGACACCAAGCGGTCGCACTCCGTGTAAATGGAGACCGTGCGGTCATATTCAACTGCAGATTTGACGCTTACCAAGACACACTCTACGTCAACAACGGACGTCAGTTCTACAGAAACATTGTTGTATCCGGTACAGTCGACTTCATCTTCGGAAAATCCGCAACAGTGATCCAAAACTCTCTACTCCTCTTACGAAAGGGCAGCCCCGGACAGTCCAACTACGTTACAGCCGATGGTAACGAGAAGGGTGCAGCGGTCAAGATCGGTATCGTTCTCCAGAACTGTCGTATCATGCCAGACAAAGACCTTATAGGTGACAAAGGTCCCAAGAAAGTCAAATCGTATCTAGGACGGCCGTGGAAGAAATTTTCCACGGCTGTGATTATTGGAAGTGAGATTAGTGCTTCGATTGAACCAGAAGGATGGACCGAGTGGAAAGGAGAACAAAACCACAAAACAGCTAAATACATTGAGTTTAATAACCGTGGACCAGGAGCTAAAACTAATGCGAGGCCTCCTTGGACTAAGGCGGCTAAGTCTGCGGCTGAGGTTGAAGGTTTCACCGTAGCTAATTGGGTGGGTCCGGCTAATTGGATTCAAGAAGCTAACGTGCCTGTCCAGCTTGGATTGTAA